In the genome of Impatiens glandulifera chromosome 6, dImpGla2.1, whole genome shotgun sequence, the window agaaaaaaaaaaagactaaatACCTCAACAGTGTCGTTGTCGCAATTAGTAGTCAGATTTCGGATTGAGAAATAAGGTTGAAATCGCTTTTCTTGATTTGAAAGAAGAGGTTGTAGTTAAAGTTTCTAAAAGTTTGGGTTAGAGAAGAAATGTGAACGTTCACCGGAAATTTGGTAGAAGATAAAAcacaattacttttttttaagtattgttTAAACATAGGGGGGGTAAAGTATCTATTTCTTAAAACTCAACTATCTTTATAAtccaaatttaaaatcattgtACTTAATAATTGTATTAGTTGTCAAATCCATTTGAACATCCATATTAGAAAGTTTACTTTCTCAAAAATTAACACATATTTAAActagaaattaaaattactcACAAGGGTCAGAACTAAAATCCCAGGCTAGCAAGGCACCAACTAACATAAAAGGGCGTTTTTAATAGAAATGAACCtgagattttttatattttagttaaattctTTCACACTTGACTACCCTGTTCATTATCACTGACCAATTTTAGTTAAACCATTGAATCAAGATATCAGTTAACCACCAAAATTACCAAAACCCacattagttaaaaaaaaaatatcaaaagcCAAACTGGGAGAAAATCTAGTATAACAACTCTTACCAAATACAAAAAGAAAGATTTGTTCAAAAATTAGTCTTCAAGAGAGTCATCATTACCATACATGTCATGAATCTCTTGCCAAAACTAATTGAGAACCTTGGCTCGAGTTGAGGGATCCTCTTTGGATTCAACATAGCTCATGAAAAGATAGCCAAGAACCCATAAGAGGATGTATTGGAATGGGATCCAAGCTAGACAAGCCACAAGACTCAATACACTTCCAACATATTGAGGATCTCTAATCACTCCAAAGGGAAACTCTGTAACCCATGGAATGTTTTCTCCAAATCGAACTCCATAATATGTACCTGATTCCCCTAGCAATTGATATACCCTACAAATTCATATTTGCAATTTAGAACTTAAAAAATGTAATCTTCCTTGAGGGGTTTTCAAACACATTGATGTATTTTCACATATTGATCAAGAAAGATTCATGTGCTGAAAACAGCTCAACTAAACCCTGTCAATTACACATCTCACTTCAATCTCCAGATTTTCATATATGTTTCACCAAATGACATGCTTAAACAAAATGGGTATGGAGAAATTTCATCATAAAACTGTCTGAATCCAGCCTCTAGATAAGATTTACATCAATCATTGAATGATCGATCTAATTGGTGGATACTTGAAAGCTTAAACATATGAAACATTCGGATCTACCCAAAAGAAAATAAACGATTAGATCTATTTGTGTGTGTAATTACCTGAAATTGAGAAACTGGCCGAAGATGAAGAGGGGCCAGAAGTAGAAAGGGGGAGGCCATGAAAGAGTGGAAACGGAGAAGATGGAGATGAATTGAATAAGCTTAATGAGATGAGAGACATGAGCCATCACTTTAGATGGGTTTCTTCCTTTGCCGCATAAATCTACCCATGATTGAGGATTCGTCCAAAGCCAGTAGTAAAACGGGAACGGCAGTAGTATTCCTATACATACTAATATTCCCATCTCTATCGACGGCGACGGCAACGGCAACGGCAACCGGCGACGACAAGAGTTAAGTGCACGACAATGTCTGAGATTCAagattgtttttctttcttgacCCCTCTTGGATCGATGATAACGTAGGAAGCCCAAATGCAAATCTGGGTCACATTcaatttttggaaaaaaacaaaaagattgTCCGAATTCCGAATCTTGAAACTAAATTAAGCCCAAAAGTGCATTTCAACATAATCTTGGGTAGAGACTAGAGATCTTTTGAAGAAATTCAGGATGTTAAGGATAAATGGCTATTCAATAGAGAATTTGAAGTTGTTGCCTTTGTTGGAGGCTGGGCTCcaatagaaaaaagaaaaaaaaatcgatcttttttattattgtccGAGATTCGAACTAAtagcaaaataaaattttatgttttatcttAAACTACTAAGATACAACactttatgtttaaaattacaaaaagaaaaattaacaaaatatctTTTGAGTTACCCTAAGAAGTGAGTTATCCTAACCCGAGGGCTTGTCGGGCTTACCCAGGGGCGGCCCTGGTTGGTGGTA includes:
- the LOC124942340 gene encoding phosphatidyl-N-methylethanolamine N-methyltransferase; its protein translation is MGILVCIGILLPFPFYYWLWTNPQSWVDLCGKGRNPSKVMAHVSHLIKLIQFISIFSVSTLSWPPPFYFWPLFIFGQFLNFRVYQLLGESGTYYGVRFGENIPWVTEFPFGVIRDPQYVGSVLSLVACLAWIPFQYILLWVLGYLFMSYVESKEDPSTRAKVLN